From Halorubrum salinarum, the proteins below share one genomic window:
- a CDS encoding ABC transporter permease, with protein MGFGRYVTARVLWAAVVSLIIVTVTFLLLSAAPNPAVQRAATQAALQGGDPAAAAERARELRGLNEPLHVRYFDFIRSVYTLDWGWSVSRSQPVMEAVTQALYYTAQYSVPWTILTIILGPLVGVYSAANMYSWKDHAATGFAFFGYAIPNFFFGIILLLVFGVWLEWIPITYNTGVPVFSVENAIQLAVPVFVLVTGSIGAVMRVSRNESAEFQNADFMKTAKAKGVSPLRAYAYHVMRPTLVPLSTTLVGQLLALFLGASLLVEVVFAIPGLGRLTYEALVAQDTSLVLGTTLFFTFVAVIGNLLEDLVFTVLDPRISYDDR; from the coding sequence ATGGGATTTGGAAGGTACGTAACCGCTCGGGTTCTCTGGGCAGCAGTGGTATCGCTAATCATCGTTACGGTCACGTTCCTGCTGCTCTCGGCCGCCCCGAACCCGGCCGTTCAGCGGGCGGCGACGCAGGCGGCGCTCCAAGGGGGCGATCCGGCGGCCGCCGCCGAGCGCGCGCGGGAGCTACGCGGCCTCAACGAGCCGCTCCACGTCCGGTACTTCGACTTCATCCGGAGCGTGTACACGCTCGACTGGGGCTGGTCCGTGAGTCGGAGCCAGCCGGTCATGGAGGCCGTCACGCAGGCGCTGTACTACACCGCGCAGTACTCGGTCCCCTGGACGATCCTCACGATCATCTTGGGCCCGCTCGTCGGCGTCTACTCCGCCGCGAACATGTACAGCTGGAAGGACCACGCAGCGACCGGGTTCGCGTTCTTCGGCTACGCCATCCCGAACTTCTTCTTCGGGATCATCCTGCTGCTCGTCTTCGGGGTGTGGCTGGAGTGGATACCGATCACCTACAACACGGGCGTGCCGGTGTTCAGCGTGGAAAACGCGATCCAGTTGGCGGTGCCGGTGTTCGTCCTGGTCACCGGGTCGATCGGCGCCGTGATGCGCGTCTCGCGGAACGAGTCGGCGGAGTTCCAGAACGCCGACTTCATGAAGACCGCGAAGGCGAAGGGCGTATCACCGCTACGTGCGTACGCGTACCACGTCATGCGGCCGACCCTCGTCCCGCTCTCGACCACGCTCGTCGGGCAGCTGCTCGCGCTGTTCCTCGGCGCGTCGCTGCTCGTCGAGGTCGTGTTCGCCATTCCCGGGCTTGGACGGTTGACCTACGAGGCGCTGGTCGCACAGGACACGAGCCTCGTGTTGGGGACGACGCTGTTCTTCACGTTCGTCGCCGTCATCGGGAACCTCCTCGAAGACCTCGTGTTCACCGTACTCGACCCGCGGATCAGCTACGATGACAGGTAA
- the aglJ gene encoding S-layer glycoprotein N-glycosyltransferase AglJ, with the protein MSDHDDVCVLLPTMNEAETVARVVADFRDAGFENLLVIDGGSTDETRSIAREAGARVVEQSGRGKGQAVREAVRDHVRAPYVLMADADATYDASDAAAMLDPLLDGEADHVIGNRFADMRPGAMTRLNRIGNRLINLAFRAIHRESYRDILSGYRAFTRESFLRLHLTADGFGIETEMAVECVKNRVSVAVVPITYRERPGGSATNLHPVRDGGVIFLELYRKAKTNNPLFYFGSAGAAATATGLAMGAFVLYRYLAFGISHEIVAVGAVGATILGIQLLVFGVLADMIHSLHREQIARYERAAGDGSTGRSSADGGDDRAIGTEEVADAGRTTGGQDAGPDDVAGRDGRGG; encoded by the coding sequence ATGAGCGACCACGACGACGTCTGCGTCCTGCTGCCGACGATGAACGAGGCCGAGACGGTCGCACGCGTCGTCGCGGACTTCCGGGACGCCGGCTTCGAGAACCTCCTCGTGATCGACGGCGGCTCGACCGACGAGACGCGATCGATCGCCCGCGAGGCCGGCGCGCGCGTCGTGGAGCAGTCGGGGCGCGGCAAGGGGCAGGCGGTCAGGGAGGCGGTCAGGGACCACGTCCGGGCGCCGTACGTCCTGATGGCGGACGCGGACGCCACCTACGACGCGAGCGACGCGGCGGCGATGCTCGACCCCCTGCTCGACGGCGAGGCCGACCACGTCATCGGGAACCGGTTCGCGGACATGCGCCCGGGGGCGATGACCCGGCTCAACCGGATCGGAAACCGCCTGATCAACCTCGCGTTCCGGGCGATCCACCGCGAGAGCTACCGCGACATCCTCTCCGGGTACCGCGCGTTCACCCGCGAGTCGTTCCTGCGGCTCCACCTCACCGCCGACGGGTTCGGCATCGAGACGGAGATGGCCGTCGAGTGCGTGAAGAACCGCGTCTCGGTCGCCGTGGTCCCGATCACGTACCGGGAGCGGCCCGGCGGCTCCGCGACGAACCTCCACCCGGTCCGGGACGGCGGCGTGATCTTCCTGGAGCTGTACCGGAAGGCGAAGACGAACAACCCGCTGTTCTACTTCGGGAGCGCCGGCGCGGCCGCGACCGCGACGGGGCTGGCGATGGGCGCGTTCGTCCTCTACCGGTACCTCGCGTTCGGGATCAGCCACGAAATCGTCGCCGTCGGCGCGGTCGGCGCGACGATCCTCGGGATCCAGCTGCTGGTGTTCGGGGTCCTCGCCGACATGATCCACTCCCTCCACCGCGAGCAGATCGCGCGGTACGAGCGGGCGGCCGGCGACGGATCGACGGGAAGGTCGTCGGCCGACGGCGGCGACGACCGGGCGATCGGAACGGAGGAGGTCGCCGACGCGGGCCGCACGACCGGGGGACAGGACGCCGGCCCCGACGACGTCGCCGGTCGGGACGGTCGCGGCGGTTGA
- a CDS encoding ABC transporter ATP-binding protein produces MADDQPLLEVENLTTTFSTDNGTLTAVDGVDFTVDTGETVCIVGESGSGKTVATESITRIINTPPGEIEGTVRYKGRDLLSMSESELRNIRGNDIAHIFQNPQEAMNHCYTVGWQITEALQIHQDVSDDEARAKAVDLMDRVGIANASSRFDDYPHEFSGGQKQRVMIAMALVGDPDLLIADEPTTALDVTVQAQILKLLDDLQEEFEMGILFVTHDLGVVAEIADRIVVMYAGKVMERGGVLDIFDHPAHPYTQQLLECLPEFGGSGGGIPGTLPDPHNPPDGCRFAPRCEYAEEACRTGDQPDEIEVAPDQEVSCVHYGPGGNPSIVRSEGLGPGDETGAAGDSEVGPADD; encoded by the coding sequence ATGGCCGACGATCAGCCACTACTCGAGGTCGAAAACCTCACGACGACGTTCAGCACCGACAACGGAACCCTCACCGCGGTCGACGGCGTCGACTTCACCGTCGACACCGGCGAGACGGTCTGTATCGTCGGCGAGTCGGGCTCCGGGAAGACGGTCGCGACCGAGTCGATCACAAGGATCATCAACACCCCGCCGGGGGAGATCGAGGGGACCGTCCGGTACAAGGGGCGCGACCTGCTGTCGATGTCAGAGTCGGAGCTCCGGAACATCCGAGGCAACGACATCGCGCACATCTTCCAGAACCCGCAGGAGGCGATGAACCACTGCTACACCGTCGGGTGGCAGATCACCGAGGCGCTCCAGATCCACCAGGACGTCTCCGACGACGAGGCCCGCGCGAAGGCGGTCGACCTCATGGACCGCGTGGGGATCGCGAACGCGAGCTCGCGGTTCGACGACTACCCCCACGAGTTCTCCGGCGGACAGAAGCAGCGCGTGATGATCGCGATGGCGCTGGTCGGCGACCCCGACCTGCTCATCGCCGACGAGCCCACGACGGCGCTCGACGTGACCGTTCAGGCCCAGATCCTGAAGCTCCTCGACGACCTCCAAGAGGAGTTCGAGATGGGCATCCTGTTCGTCACGCACGACCTCGGCGTCGTCGCGGAGATCGCCGACCGGATCGTCGTGATGTACGCCGGGAAGGTGATGGAGCGGGGCGGGGTCCTCGACATCTTCGATCACCCCGCACACCCGTACACCCAGCAGCTGTTGGAGTGTCTGCCGGAGTTCGGCGGCTCCGGCGGCGGGATTCCGGGAACGCTGCCGGACCCGCACAACCCGCCGGACGGCTGTCGGTTCGCGCCCCGCTGCGAATACGCCGAGGAGGCGTGCCGCACCGGCGACCAGCCGGACGAGATCGAGGTCGCGCCCGACCAAGAGGTCTCCTGCGTCCACTACGGGCCGGGCGGAAACCCCTCGATAGTGCGAAGCGAGGGGCTCGGGCCGGGCGACGAGACCGGAGCGGCCGGAGACAGCGAGGTGGGTCCGGCCGATGACTGA
- a CDS encoding acyl-CoA synthetase family protein translates to MDLVGDLLARDRRTRETALVTADGRERSYHDLITNGYKAANVLRYLGVRAGATVAVDPKPGFHTTLAFLGAAAVGAPVRFDPAAGIEAGDRVVLAPVATAAAFDPAPGTNLALFGGSPERPETTHWEQELWSENPGTPPSDVVPDDDAVVGPDRAFSHRDLCSTAAAAVEAGAMEEGTRVVLRRPFSDPPALAAGLVAPLSVGATAVLAPPDGDGESDVESRGDVAVAPLDADVPEPRRIDPSSVGSAAE, encoded by the coding sequence ATGGACCTCGTCGGGGACCTGCTCGCGCGCGACCGACGCACTCGCGAGACGGCGCTCGTCACGGCGGACGGCCGGGAGCGGAGCTACCACGACCTGATCACGAACGGGTACAAGGCGGCGAACGTGCTCCGGTACCTCGGCGTCCGCGCGGGCGCGACCGTCGCCGTCGACCCCAAACCGGGCTTCCACACGACGCTTGCGTTCCTCGGTGCCGCCGCCGTCGGCGCACCGGTCCGGTTCGACCCGGCGGCGGGGATCGAGGCCGGCGACCGCGTCGTGCTCGCGCCTGTCGCGACCGCCGCCGCCTTCGACCCGGCGCCGGGCACGAACCTCGCCCTGTTCGGCGGGTCGCCGGAGCGCCCCGAGACCACGCACTGGGAACAGGAGCTGTGGAGCGAGAATCCGGGAACCCCGCCGAGCGACGTCGTCCCCGACGACGACGCCGTCGTCGGCCCGGACCGGGCGTTCAGCCACCGCGACCTCTGTTCGACCGCGGCGGCGGCCGTCGAGGCCGGCGCGATGGAGGAGGGGACGCGCGTCGTCCTCCGTCGCCCGTTCTCCGATCCGCCGGCGCTCGCGGCCGGGCTCGTCGCGCCGCTCTCGGTCGGTGCGACGGCAGTGCTCGCGCCGCCGGACGGCGACGGCGAGTCGGACGTAGAATCGCGCGGGGACGTGGCGGTGGCCCCGCTGGACGCGGACGTTCCGGAACCCCGACGGATCGACCCGTCGTCGGTCGGTTCGGCGGCCGAGTAA
- a CDS encoding ABC transporter permease, with product MATEESERFDQVDWNDLSRSGRFDLSINSLGMLLTTVPLALLGVYDWRFTGQRTPTFEFIGLERNLETIDFLFIFTLFLAFWYLVLPLYQNPRMTRYYWKEFKRNRPAVVSLGWLAIVFVGGLVGPLVLSAPQQELLIAYQPPVFTSVVDTTPATCVGEVMNGRCYGTWQHPLGTTQGGKDVFTMIVYGMTISMQIAFITTTIVATIGISFGTLSAYAGGWVDEIMMRFVDIILSFPTFLMFLLILYIYGGGLGMFIVVFSLFAWGGMARYVRSKSLSISEEEFIKASRISGASTYQVIRGHVVPNAASSIITNLTLLIPGFLLFEAQLAFLGIGDSTVPSWGQLISAGRSDLSFAPWIVLAPGIVLFLTILAFNFLGDALLDALNPEAEAENE from the coding sequence ATGGCAACTGAAGAATCCGAACGGTTCGACCAAGTCGACTGGAACGACCTCTCGCGGTCGGGACGGTTCGATCTGTCGATCAACTCGCTCGGGATGCTCCTGACGACGGTCCCGCTCGCGCTGCTCGGCGTGTACGACTGGCGGTTCACCGGTCAGCGGACCCCGACCTTCGAGTTCATCGGCCTCGAGCGGAACCTGGAGACGATCGACTTCCTCTTCATCTTCACGCTGTTCCTGGCGTTCTGGTACCTCGTCTTACCGCTGTACCAGAACCCGCGGATGACGCGGTACTACTGGAAGGAGTTCAAGCGCAACCGGCCGGCGGTCGTGAGCCTCGGCTGGCTCGCAATCGTCTTCGTCGGCGGACTCGTCGGGCCGCTCGTGTTGAGCGCCCCCCAGCAGGAACTGCTCATCGCCTACCAGCCGCCGGTTTTCACGTCCGTCGTGGACACGACCCCGGCGACCTGCGTCGGCGAGGTGATGAACGGCCGGTGTTACGGCACCTGGCAACACCCGCTCGGAACCACGCAGGGCGGGAAGGACGTGTTCACGATGATCGTCTACGGGATGACGATCAGCATGCAGATCGCGTTCATCACGACGACCATCGTCGCGACGATCGGGATCTCGTTCGGGACGCTGAGCGCGTACGCGGGCGGCTGGGTCGACGAGATCATGATGCGGTTCGTCGACATCATCCTCTCGTTCCCGACGTTCCTGATGTTCCTGCTCATCCTGTACATCTACGGCGGCGGGCTGGGGATGTTCATCGTGGTGTTCTCGCTGTTCGCCTGGGGCGGCATGGCGCGCTACGTGCGCAGCAAGTCGCTGTCCATCTCCGAGGAGGAGTTCATCAAGGCGAGCCGGATCAGCGGCGCGAGCACGTACCAGGTGATCCGCGGCCACGTCGTGCCCAACGCGGCGAGCAGTATCATCACGAACCTGACGCTGCTCATCCCCGGCTTCCTGCTGTTCGAGGCGCAGCTGGCGTTCCTCGGGATCGGTGACTCGACGGTCCCCTCGTGGGGGCAGCTCATCTCCGCCGGGCGGAGCGACCTGTCGTTCGCCCCGTGGATCGTGTTGGCGCCGGGTATCGTGCTGTTCTTGACCATCCTCGCGTTCAACTTCCTCGGCGACGCGCTGTTGGACGCGCTGAACCCCGAAGCGGAGGCGGAGAACGAATAA
- a CDS encoding cupin domain-containing protein, with the protein MGYDTTAYDDVEPRAPGMYFLRDALDCERLGVTVVEADAGWEGMEHDHADADHEEVYVLLHGEATLTVDGDAVDLAPGDAVRVDPGSTRDLAFSADGSKMVIAGAP; encoded by the coding sequence ATGGGCTACGACACGACCGCCTACGACGACGTCGAACCCCGCGCGCCCGGCATGTACTTCCTCCGCGACGCGCTCGACTGCGAGCGCCTCGGCGTGACCGTCGTCGAGGCCGACGCCGGCTGGGAGGGGATGGAACACGACCACGCCGACGCCGACCACGAGGAGGTGTACGTGCTGCTCCACGGCGAGGCGACGCTCACCGTCGACGGGGACGCCGTCGACCTCGCTCCCGGCGACGCGGTCCGCGTCGACCCCGGGTCCACCCGCGACCTCGCCTTCTCCGCCGACGGCTCGAAGATGGTCATCGCCGGCGCCCCGTGA
- the dnaJ gene encoding molecular chaperone DnaJ, with product MSEDFYDVLGVSRDASEEEIKKAYRKQAAEHHPDVSDDENAEERFKKIQKAKEVLTDEQKRQQYDQMGHDRFTEADKRGATGGGGPGGAGGPFGGAGGAGGAGGFEDIFNQFFGGGGGRGRGGGGGGNRPRQGRDLKTGLTIDLEEAFEGATKEVTLTRPTTCATCDGAGHPPDADVETCPQCNGRGQVQQVQQTPLGRVQQTSTCPRCEGEGELYSEDCSDCGGDGVVREEATLSVEIPAGIRSGQSLRMEREGAPGENGGPKGDLLIEVDVDVGDRFERDGDDLRVNEAISFPQAVFGDTVEVETVDGSVEMDVPAGTQSGETFRLQGKGMPRLRRRGRGDLYVQVAVVVPESLNDEQREALEAFAEAGGEDIDVGGGFFEKLKSSF from the coding sequence ATGAGCGAAGATTTCTACGACGTCCTCGGCGTGTCGCGGGACGCCAGCGAGGAGGAGATAAAGAAGGCGTACCGCAAGCAGGCCGCCGAACACCACCCCGACGTCAGCGACGACGAGAACGCCGAGGAGCGGTTCAAGAAGATCCAGAAGGCCAAGGAGGTGCTCACCGACGAGCAGAAGCGACAGCAGTACGACCAGATGGGCCACGACCGGTTCACCGAGGCCGACAAGCGCGGCGCGACCGGCGGCGGTGGCCCGGGCGGCGCCGGCGGGCCCTTCGGCGGCGCGGGCGGCGCCGGGGGCGCCGGCGGCTTCGAGGACATCTTCAACCAGTTCTTCGGTGGCGGCGGCGGTCGCGGCCGCGGCGGCGGTGGCGGCGGCAACCGGCCGCGGCAGGGGCGCGACCTCAAGACGGGGCTGACCATCGACCTCGAAGAGGCGTTCGAGGGCGCGACCAAGGAGGTCACGCTCACGCGACCCACCACCTGCGCCACCTGCGACGGCGCGGGCCATCCCCCGGACGCGGACGTGGAGACGTGCCCGCAGTGTAACGGTCGCGGGCAGGTCCAGCAGGTCCAGCAGACGCCGCTCGGGCGCGTCCAGCAGACCTCGACGTGCCCCCGCTGTGAGGGCGAGGGCGAGCTGTACAGCGAGGACTGTTCCGACTGCGGCGGCGACGGCGTCGTCCGCGAGGAGGCGACGCTCTCGGTCGAGATACCCGCCGGGATCCGCTCTGGACAGAGCCTCCGGATGGAGCGCGAGGGCGCGCCCGGCGAGAACGGCGGCCCGAAGGGCGACCTGCTCATCGAGGTCGACGTCGACGTCGGCGACCGGTTCGAGCGCGACGGCGACGACCTCCGCGTCAACGAGGCCATCTCCTTCCCGCAGGCCGTCTTCGGCGACACCGTCGAGGTGGAGACGGTCGACGGCAGCGTCGAGATGGACGTCCCCGCCGGGACGCAGAGCGGCGAGACGTTCCGCCTCCAGGGGAAGGGGATGCCCCGGCTTCGGCGCCGCGGACGGGGCGACCTCTACGTGCAGGTCGCCGTCGTCGTCCCCGAGTCGCTCAACGACGAGCAGCGCGAGGCGCTGGAGGCGTTTGCCGAGGCCGGCGGCGAGGACATCGACGTCGGCGGCGGGTTCTTCGAGAAGCTGAAGAGCTCCTTCTGA
- a CDS encoding ABC transporter ATP-binding protein: MTEPLLSVRDLKKHYPIRKGIFNRKVGAARAVDGISFDIEEGETLGLVGESGCGKSTAASSVIHLEEPTSGEVIFNGNGRKGATRNPDGTHPNDVTEFDDQEMMEFRRGAQMIFQDPSSSFDPRVSIGNAVGELLKVHGMSDRHRRRAIVEDLLERVGLSANDFDRYPHEFSGGQKQRIALARALVLNPDLIIADEPVSALDVSIQAEILSLINDLQDEFGLSLLFISHDMSVIRQICDRVAVMYLGEIVEIGPVEEIFTNPQHPYTEALLSSIPTPDPRASVGGIELKGTVPSPTNPPSGCRFHTRCHKVIQPDGVDVDQEDWRGLLNLRDNVNAGEIDVEGVRENVAASGTKPTSAEIRAEIRREFDISETVDDPELERTLSEALDLLIEDDEEQAGSVLSDAITTPCAETEPQRTAHSADHESACLLHGERTPAEPNPADD; this comes from the coding sequence ATGACTGAGCCGCTGCTCTCGGTCCGCGACCTGAAGAAGCACTACCCGATCCGGAAGGGGATCTTCAACCGGAAGGTCGGCGCCGCGCGCGCCGTCGACGGGATCAGCTTCGACATCGAGGAGGGCGAGACGCTCGGCCTCGTCGGCGAGTCCGGGTGCGGGAAGTCGACCGCGGCGAGCTCCGTCATCCACCTGGAGGAGCCGACCTCGGGAGAGGTCATCTTCAACGGGAACGGCCGGAAGGGCGCGACGCGTAACCCCGACGGGACCCACCCCAACGACGTGACGGAGTTCGACGACCAGGAGATGATGGAGTTCCGACGGGGCGCCCAGATGATCTTCCAGGACCCGTCGTCGAGCTTCGACCCGCGGGTGTCCATCGGCAACGCGGTCGGCGAGCTGCTCAAGGTTCACGGCATGAGCGACCGCCACCGGCGCCGCGCCATCGTCGAGGACCTGCTCGAACGCGTCGGGCTCTCGGCGAACGACTTCGACCGGTATCCGCACGAGTTCTCCGGCGGGCAGAAACAGCGGATCGCGCTCGCCCGGGCGCTCGTGTTGAACCCGGACCTCATCATCGCCGACGAGCCGGTGAGCGCGCTCGACGTCTCCATCCAGGCGGAGATCCTCTCGCTGATCAACGACCTCCAGGACGAGTTCGGGCTGTCGCTGCTGTTCATCAGCCACGACATGTCCGTCATCCGCCAGATCTGCGACCGCGTCGCCGTGATGTACCTCGGCGAGATCGTCGAGATCGGCCCGGTCGAGGAGATCTTCACCAACCCGCAACACCCCTACACCGAGGCGCTGCTGTCCTCGATCCCGACGCCGGACCCGCGCGCGAGCGTCGGCGGCATCGAGCTGAAGGGCACCGTCCCCAGCCCGACGAACCCGCCGAGCGGCTGTCGGTTCCACACGCGGTGTCACAAGGTGATCCAGCCGGACGGCGTCGACGTCGACCAGGAGGACTGGCGGGGGCTGTTGAACCTGCGCGACAACGTCAACGCCGGCGAGATCGACGTCGAAGGGGTCCGCGAGAACGTCGCCGCCAGCGGCACCAAGCCGACCAGCGCCGAGATCCGCGCGGAGATCCGCCGCGAGTTCGACATCAGCGAGACCGTCGACGACCCCGAACTCGAACGGACGCTCTCGGAGGCGCTCGACCTCCTCATCGAGGACGACGAGGAACAGGCCGGAAGCGTCCTGTCGGACGCGATCACGACGCCGTGCGCCGAGACGGAGCCGCAGCGCACGGCGCACTCGGCCGACCACGAGTCCGCCTGCCTCCTCCACGGGGAGCGGACGCCCGCGGAGCCGAACCCCGCGGACGACTGA
- a CDS encoding ABC transporter substrate-binding protein codes for MPRRNIEDRDDSRHIGRRQWLSALGMAGAVTLAGCSGNGGDGGDGSDGSDGMDGSDGSDGSDGSDGGESLELSDFPKFGVDPLYGRDVAHTLAERAFEQSEYDYSFDGDTMVNPDGDQVELDIYHSAGQETSQLTADFIAQELGQNLGIDVTVEAIDGTRFNNEYWTAEPQGGTDTVNGEEVTWENPTPQNPGPQSVTSNEAWDMSIVFGLNTYPLNPLTNSVFFDGATPFYNPVGYYPQFNAQELFDEARQATSVDELQEAFVEIFENLAYEQPYITLLFSDDIVGYNPELEGPIENFSNGWDLPAWYEGEPNISGSYDTVTSARFTTLNPLFNTENGAGNAIARALDQGYTFDENQDYFPLLYDMSTEDGEVWTFDVRENLQFSEPYGQVTAEDFVYLVQELHQADWAPTAASSSWDGVTVEQTGEFQFQATLESSNILWPKTYDPLLYPIPKDLVQPYVEEEDVEGLQQDEELLELQFTGNLGAYELTEWNRGSGTEYVRNDEYYLRDIDEGPDLFSEGPLFEEASISVVQEQASRLGALETGEADSAAIPPEQYESYNQNDNVTVRQVPTPYNTIISVNQRANGWNAGPGNLFQLVPFRQAMASAISKQDLIQGVYRGLASPHFTWQPRWSEFYPETDG; via the coding sequence ATGCCACGGCGAAACATTGAGGATCGTGATGATTCCCGGCATATCGGCCGGCGACAATGGCTCTCCGCGCTCGGCATGGCCGGCGCAGTGACGCTCGCCGGCTGTTCCGGAAACGGCGGCGACGGCGGCGACGGCTCAGACGGTTCCGACGGGATGGACGGCTCGGACGGTTCCGACGGGTCTGACGGCTCCGACGGCGGCGAAAGCCTCGAGCTCTCCGACTTCCCGAAGTTCGGCGTCGACCCCCTCTACGGCCGAGACGTCGCGCACACGCTGGCCGAACGCGCCTTCGAGCAGTCCGAGTACGACTACTCCTTCGACGGGGACACGATGGTCAACCCCGACGGAGACCAGGTCGAACTCGACATCTACCACAGCGCGGGCCAGGAAACTTCGCAGCTGACGGCCGACTTCATCGCCCAGGAGCTCGGGCAGAACCTCGGCATCGACGTCACCGTCGAGGCCATCGACGGCACGCGGTTCAACAACGAGTACTGGACGGCCGAGCCCCAGGGCGGCACCGACACGGTCAACGGCGAGGAGGTCACCTGGGAGAACCCGACGCCGCAGAACCCCGGCCCGCAGTCGGTCACCAGTAACGAGGCGTGGGACATGTCCATCGTGTTCGGGCTGAACACCTACCCGCTCAACCCGCTCACGAACTCCGTGTTCTTCGACGGCGCGACCCCGTTCTACAACCCGGTCGGCTACTATCCGCAGTTCAACGCGCAGGAGCTGTTCGACGAGGCCCGGCAGGCGACGAGCGTCGACGAGCTTCAGGAGGCGTTCGTCGAGATCTTCGAGAACCTCGCGTACGAGCAGCCGTACATCACCCTCCTGTTCAGCGACGACATCGTCGGCTACAACCCCGAGCTCGAGGGGCCGATCGAGAACTTCTCGAACGGCTGGGACCTCCCCGCGTGGTACGAGGGCGAGCCGAACATCAGCGGATCCTACGACACGGTCACCTCCGCGCGGTTCACCACCCTCAACCCGCTTTTCAACACCGAGAACGGCGCCGGCAACGCGATCGCCCGCGCGCTCGACCAGGGGTACACGTTCGACGAGAACCAGGACTACTTCCCGCTGCTGTACGACATGTCCACCGAGGACGGCGAGGTGTGGACGTTCGACGTGCGGGAGAACCTCCAGTTCAGCGAGCCGTACGGGCAGGTCACCGCCGAGGACTTCGTCTACCTCGTGCAGGAGCTCCACCAGGCCGACTGGGCGCCCACCGCGGCGTCGAGCAGCTGGGACGGCGTGACGGTCGAGCAGACCGGCGAGTTCCAGTTCCAGGCGACGCTTGAGTCGTCGAACATCCTGTGGCCCAAGACGTACGACCCGCTCCTGTACCCGATCCCGAAGGACCTCGTCCAGCCGTACGTGGAAGAGGAGGACGTCGAGGGGCTCCAGCAGGACGAGGAGCTGCTCGAACTCCAGTTCACCGGGAACCTCGGCGCGTACGAGCTCACCGAGTGGAACCGCGGCTCGGGCACCGAGTACGTCCGCAACGACGAGTACTACCTCCGCGACATCGACGAGGGTCCCGACCTGTTCTCCGAGGGGCCGCTGTTCGAGGAAGCCTCGATCAGCGTCGTCCAGGAGCAGGCGTCGCGTCTCGGCGCGCTCGAGACCGGCGAGGCGGACTCGGCGGCGATTCCGCCGGAGCAGTACGAGTCGTACAACCAGAACGACAACGTCACCGTCCGGCAGGTCCCCACGCCGTACAACACGATCATCTCCGTCAACCAGCGTGCGAACGGCTGGAACGCCGGTCCGGGTAACCTCTTCCAGCTGGTCCCGTTCCGCCAGGCGATGGCGTCGGCGATCAGCAAGCAGGACCTCATCCAGGGGGTCTACCGCGGGCTCGCCTCGCCGCACTTCACGTGGCAGCCCCGCTGGTCCGAGTTCTACCCGGAGACGGACGGGTAA